From a region of the Rhodococcus sp. 4CII genome:
- a CDS encoding multidrug efflux SMR transporter translates to MPYVFLLAAIAAEVIGTSLLKSTEGFSRLWPTIGCLTGYVLAFVFLSQAVKTVPVGIAYALWSGLGTAAIVAIGAAFLGEPLTATKVFGLGLVVSGVVVLNLDGAH, encoded by the coding sequence ATGCCGTACGTGTTCCTGCTTGCCGCGATCGCCGCCGAGGTCATCGGAACGAGTCTGCTGAAGTCCACCGAGGGCTTCAGCAGGCTCTGGCCGACGATCGGGTGCCTCACCGGGTACGTCCTGGCGTTCGTGTTCCTGTCGCAGGCGGTCAAGACGGTGCCGGTCGGCATCGCCTACGCCCTGTGGTCGGGTCTCGGGACGGCGGCGATCGTCGCGATCGGGGCCGCGTTCCTCGGTGAGCCGCTGACCGCGACGAAGGTGTTCGGACTCGGTCTCGTCGTCTCGGGCGTGGTCGTTCTCAATCTCGACGGAGCGCATTGA
- the styD gene encoding phenylacetaldehyde dehydrogenase StyD: protein MTAVHENVSATGLPDGAATELFIGGQWRPASDGGTFTDLSPATGRPLAQIASGTAQDIDDAVAAARAQLNGEWGSLPGAARGRILNKIADLIERDGALLARLEALDVGKPVGQPTMLDIPMAAGTFRHFAGWADKITGQTIPTAGYFGRPTHSYTVREPVGVIGAIVPWNTPLMISAWKIAPALAAGNTLVVKPPEDAPLSILHLATLLEEAGLPAGTVNIVPGLGEVAGDALAGHPDIDKISFTGSPRVGRIIAKRAADTFKRTTLELGGKSPQIILPDADLDAAINGTAMGLFFNQGEVCAAGTRILVHRSLYSQVVEGLAAAAAAQVLGDPLDPATTMGALVNAKQRDTVLGYIEAGRSEGARVAAGGGRPDRDGFFVQPTIFADATNDMKIAREEIFGPVGTVIAFDTTDEAIAIANATDYGLAATIWTRDVSHAHTLAGKVRAGAVGVNGWAPIDPALPWGGMKTSGTGRELGWAGIEANTEEKVVTIIL, encoded by the coding sequence ATGACCGCAGTACACGAGAACGTCAGTGCCACAGGACTTCCTGATGGAGCCGCGACGGAGCTGTTCATCGGCGGGCAGTGGCGCCCGGCGTCGGACGGCGGGACGTTCACGGATCTGAGCCCGGCCACCGGCCGGCCCCTCGCCCAGATTGCCTCGGGCACCGCCCAGGACATCGACGACGCCGTCGCCGCGGCGCGGGCGCAGCTGAACGGTGAATGGGGCTCGCTGCCCGGCGCCGCCCGCGGACGCATCCTGAACAAGATCGCCGACCTCATCGAACGCGACGGAGCGCTCCTGGCCCGGCTCGAGGCCCTCGACGTCGGCAAGCCCGTCGGCCAGCCCACCATGCTCGACATCCCGATGGCCGCGGGCACGTTCCGCCACTTCGCCGGCTGGGCCGACAAGATCACCGGGCAGACCATCCCGACCGCCGGCTACTTCGGCCGGCCCACCCACTCGTACACCGTCCGCGAACCGGTTGGCGTGATCGGCGCGATCGTCCCGTGGAACACCCCGCTGATGATCTCGGCGTGGAAGATCGCCCCCGCCCTGGCCGCCGGGAACACCCTGGTGGTGAAGCCGCCGGAGGACGCACCGCTGTCGATCCTGCACCTCGCGACGCTCCTGGAAGAGGCCGGACTGCCCGCAGGCACCGTCAACATCGTGCCCGGACTCGGCGAGGTCGCGGGCGACGCGCTCGCCGGCCACCCCGACATCGACAAGATCAGCTTCACCGGCAGCCCCCGCGTCGGCCGGATCATCGCCAAGCGCGCCGCCGACACGTTCAAGCGCACCACCCTCGAACTCGGCGGCAAGTCCCCGCAGATCATCCTCCCCGACGCCGACCTCGACGCCGCCATCAACGGCACCGCGATGGGACTGTTCTTCAACCAGGGCGAGGTCTGCGCCGCAGGCACCCGCATCCTGGTGCACCGGTCGCTGTACTCGCAGGTCGTCGAAGGTCTCGCCGCCGCCGCGGCCGCCCAGGTCCTCGGCGACCCGCTCGACCCGGCCACCACCATGGGCGCCCTGGTCAACGCGAAGCAGCGCGACACCGTCCTCGGCTACATCGAGGCCGGACGCAGCGAGGGCGCACGCGTCGCCGCCGGCGGCGGCCGCCCCGACCGGGACGGGTTCTTCGTCCAGCCGACCATCTTCGCCGACGCCACCAACGACATGAAGATCGCGCGGGAAGAGATCTTCGGCCCCGTCGGCACCGTCATCGCGTTCGACACCACCGACGAGGCGATCGCGATCGCCAATGCCACCGACTACGGCCTGGCCGCCACCATCTGGACGCGCGACGTCTCGCACGCCCACACCCTCGCCGGCAAGGTCCGCGCGGGCGCCGTCGGGGTGAACGGGTGGGCTCCGATCGACCCCGCCCTGCCCTGGGGCGGCATGAAGACCAGCGGCACCGGACGCGAACTCGGCTGGGCCGGAATCGAAGCCAACACCGAGGAGAAGGTCGTCACCATCATCCTCTGA
- a CDS encoding ammonium transporter, with amino-acid sequence MNEAVAAADTAWILAAFTAVSLMVPGLAMFYGGMVSVRNTLNMAMMTFGAFAVVGVLWIVFGYSAVLGNSLGGLGILGDPLEFFGSSSVLEAPAEPGLPPALVSGFQLLFAGITVALISGALADRMKFGAWMLFAGLWATFVYFPVAHWVFAFDSEDGSVIGGWIANTLGAIDFAGGTAVHINAGVAALAVVLVLGARKTFPVAPRPHSLPLTMLGAGILLFGWFGFNGGSALSAGNSASVVILNTVAAACAGICAWLVVEKLREGHATSLGAASGLIAALVAITPACGAVSPLGALAVGAAAGAVCCFAVSWKYRLGYDDALDVVGVHLVGGILGTVLIGFLADPAAPNGAAGLLYGGGFDVLWRQCVAVAAVLAYCFVVTLVIVLALKKFMGIRADQESEYDGLDVSVHGETAYVLDAVGLTGASKHGADAVLGAEAIAAGAAGDPAKA; translated from the coding sequence ATGAACGAAGCAGTCGCTGCGGCCGATACCGCCTGGATTCTGGCGGCCTTCACGGCAGTAAGCCTCATGGTGCCGGGCCTGGCCATGTTCTACGGCGGGATGGTCAGCGTGCGCAACACGCTCAACATGGCCATGATGACGTTCGGCGCGTTCGCCGTCGTCGGGGTGTTGTGGATCGTGTTCGGCTACTCGGCCGTGCTCGGCAATTCACTCGGCGGCCTCGGCATCCTGGGTGACCCGCTCGAGTTCTTCGGCTCCAGCTCGGTGCTGGAGGCCCCGGCCGAACCCGGACTGCCGCCCGCGCTGGTCTCCGGATTCCAGCTGTTGTTCGCCGGCATCACCGTGGCACTCATCTCGGGCGCGCTGGCCGACCGGATGAAGTTCGGTGCATGGATGCTGTTCGCCGGACTGTGGGCGACGTTCGTCTACTTCCCCGTCGCCCACTGGGTGTTCGCATTCGACTCCGAGGACGGCTCGGTGATCGGCGGATGGATCGCCAACACCCTCGGTGCCATCGACTTCGCCGGCGGCACGGCAGTGCACATCAATGCCGGCGTCGCCGCCCTCGCTGTCGTCCTGGTTCTCGGCGCCCGCAAGACCTTCCCCGTCGCGCCGCGCCCGCACAGCCTCCCCCTGACGATGCTCGGCGCCGGCATCCTGCTCTTCGGCTGGTTCGGGTTCAACGGTGGTTCGGCGCTGTCCGCCGGCAACAGTGCGTCCGTCGTCATCCTCAACACCGTCGCCGCGGCGTGCGCCGGCATCTGCGCGTGGCTGGTGGTCGAGAAACTGCGTGAAGGTCATGCCACGTCGTTGGGCGCCGCGTCGGGTCTCATCGCGGCGCTGGTCGCCATCACACCCGCCTGCGGTGCCGTCTCACCCCTCGGCGCCCTGGCCGTCGGCGCCGCCGCGGGCGCGGTCTGCTGCTTCGCGGTCTCCTGGAAGTACCGGCTCGGCTACGACGACGCGCTCGACGTCGTCGGCGTGCACCTGGTCGGCGGCATCCTCGGCACCGTACTGATCGGATTCCTCGCAGATCCGGCCGCTCCCAACGGCGCCGCGGGGCTCCTCTACGGCGGCGGATTCGACGTCCTGTGGCGCCAATGCGTCGCCGTGGCAGCCGTTCTCGCGTACTGCTTCGTCGTCACCCTGGTCATCGTTCTCGCGCTGAAGAAGTTCATGGGCATCCGGGCCGACCAGGAAAGCGAATACGACGGCCTCGACGTGTCCGTCCACGGCGAGACGGCGTACGTGCTCGACGCCGTCGGACTCACCGGCGCATCCAAGCACGGAGCCGATGCGGTGCTCGGCGCAGAAGCCATCGCGGCCGGAGCGGCGGGAGACCCCGCGAAGGCCTGA
- a CDS encoding XRE family transcriptional regulator, with translation MTTRPETGIHRDTGDPAPVEREVPSDTPTGPDLEKVIARQVRSLRKASGLSVGDMAAKVGISKAMLSKIENSQTSCSLSTLARLAAGLDVPVTSLFRGADTARDAVYVEAGHGAVIVGRGTRVGHHYELLGALRGQHKRLEPVLVTLTDSSETFPLFQHAGTELLYMLEGVMVYGHGEAEYTLRPGDSLLLDGEGLHGPNDLVRLPIRFLAVTAYPDHHED, from the coding sequence GTGACGACTCGACCTGAGACCGGGATCCACCGCGACACGGGAGACCCCGCGCCCGTCGAGCGGGAGGTGCCGTCCGATACGCCGACCGGCCCCGATCTCGAGAAGGTCATCGCCCGGCAGGTCCGGTCGCTCCGCAAGGCCAGTGGACTCTCCGTGGGCGACATGGCGGCCAAGGTCGGTATCTCGAAGGCCATGCTGTCGAAGATCGAGAACTCGCAGACCTCGTGCAGCCTGTCGACGCTGGCGCGGCTCGCGGCAGGCCTCGACGTGCCCGTGACCTCCCTGTTCCGGGGCGCCGACACCGCGCGCGACGCCGTGTACGTGGAGGCGGGCCACGGTGCGGTCATCGTCGGGCGCGGCACCCGGGTGGGGCATCACTACGAACTCCTCGGCGCACTGCGCGGGCAGCACAAGCGACTCGAACCCGTGCTGGTCACGCTCACCGACTCCAGTGAGACGTTTCCGCTGTTCCAGCACGCCGGCACCGAACTGCTCTACATGCTCGAGGGCGTCATGGTCTATGGGCACGGCGAGGCCGAGTACACGCTGCGGCCGGGTGATTCACTGCTCCTCGACGGCGAAGGTCTGCACGGTCCCAACGACCTCGTGCGGTTGCCCATCCGGTTCCTCGCCGTCACGGCGTACCCGGACCACCACGAGGACTGA
- a CDS encoding HutD family protein: MYTVREARIIRRADRHTTRWANGAGTTAEIATGAATRWRVSVATLDGRSAFSSFPGVDRIFTVIGDHPVMLDFGGAPTVIPRLSPTPFAGENGPVCAASGATEAFNVMIDRSTTAASVDVVEIGIAHEVAAGDRVAVLVLVLHGRLATDLGPVGPGDCLLVERGSVHLSGPAAVVVTEILDRT; encoded by the coding sequence GTGTACACAGTGCGTGAGGCCCGCATCATCCGTCGTGCAGATCGCCACACCACCCGGTGGGCCAACGGTGCGGGGACGACCGCGGAGATCGCAACCGGTGCCGCCACCCGGTGGCGGGTCAGTGTCGCGACACTCGACGGGAGGTCGGCCTTCTCCTCGTTCCCCGGGGTGGACCGCATCTTCACGGTGATCGGCGACCACCCGGTCATGCTCGACTTCGGCGGCGCGCCGACCGTGATTCCCCGCCTCAGCCCGACGCCGTTCGCGGGTGAGAACGGTCCCGTCTGTGCCGCATCCGGGGCAACCGAGGCGTTCAACGTCATGATCGACCGGTCCACGACCGCCGCCTCGGTGGACGTCGTCGAGATCGGGATCGCTCATGAGGTGGCCGCCGGCGATCGGGTGGCAGTCCTGGTCCTGGTCCTGCACGGACGACTGGCGACGGACCTCGGGCCCGTCGGTCCCGGCGACTGCCTCCTCGTCGAGCGGGGGTCGGTGCACCTGTCGGGACCGGCGGCTGTCGTGGTCACCGAGATCCTCGACCGCACGTGA
- a CDS encoding primary-amine oxidase, which yields MPTLSPARIDHPLSLPTVEEIASLREILEAADALTEQTRFVYVGLEEPDKSTLYTAEAPETDRRFRVLLHDISSPNAVDVVVSVTQRAVISSVTLDATRDGQMPVLDEEFELVEQVLSGDERWLAALAARGLDVADVRVAPLSAGVFDYDGEEGKRILRGLAFRQDHPKDHAWAHPIDGLVGFVDVMNRTVTDVLDLGAVPIPEESGNFDDLAVTGPLRTTQKPIEITQPEGPSFAIDGNRVDWEKWSFRVGFDAREGLVLHQLGFADGDRVRPIIHRASIAEMVVPYGDPSPVRSWQNYFDTGEYMVGRYANALELGCDCVGDITYFDAVIADEFGSPKTLKNAVCMHEEDFGVLWKHTDLWAGSAETRRQRRLVISFFTTIGNYDYGFFWYLYLDGTIEFEVKATGIVFTSGHPGGDYPYASEIAPGLGAPYHQHLFSARLDMMIDGDRNSVEEVQTKRVKMGPGNLHGNAFTLERTPLTTESEAQRLADNSVGRVWHISNPNRLNRLGKPVAYALHPEGQPILLADDDSSIAARATFATKHLWVTQFDAAERYAAGDFVNQHAGGAGLPSFVAGDRDLENEDVVVWHTFGLTHFPRPEDWPIMPVDYTGFTLKPNGFFDRNPALDVPRTASKHCSTGGSSCHSDGGTHV from the coding sequence ATGCCCACCCTTTCCCCCGCGCGTATCGACCACCCGCTGTCGCTGCCGACCGTCGAAGAAATCGCATCCCTCCGCGAGATCCTCGAGGCTGCCGACGCGCTGACCGAGCAGACGCGATTCGTCTACGTCGGTCTCGAGGAACCGGACAAGTCGACGCTGTACACGGCCGAGGCGCCCGAGACCGATCGCCGGTTCCGCGTTCTACTGCACGACATCTCGTCGCCCAACGCGGTGGACGTCGTCGTGTCCGTAACCCAGCGTGCGGTGATCAGCTCCGTGACCCTCGACGCCACCCGCGACGGTCAGATGCCGGTCCTGGACGAGGAGTTCGAACTCGTCGAGCAGGTGCTGTCCGGCGACGAACGCTGGCTCGCCGCGCTCGCCGCCCGCGGACTCGACGTCGCCGACGTCCGGGTCGCCCCGCTCTCGGCCGGCGTCTTCGACTACGACGGCGAAGAGGGCAAGCGGATCCTCCGCGGGCTCGCGTTCCGCCAGGACCATCCCAAGGATCACGCCTGGGCCCACCCGATCGACGGTCTCGTCGGATTCGTCGACGTCATGAACCGGACCGTCACCGACGTCCTCGACCTGGGCGCCGTCCCGATCCCCGAGGAGTCGGGCAACTTCGACGACCTCGCCGTCACCGGCCCCCTGCGCACCACCCAGAAGCCCATCGAGATCACCCAGCCCGAGGGCCCCAGCTTCGCCATCGACGGCAACCGCGTCGACTGGGAGAAGTGGTCGTTCCGCGTCGGCTTCGACGCCCGCGAGGGTCTCGTCCTCCATCAGCTCGGATTCGCCGACGGCGACCGGGTCCGCCCCATCATCCACCGCGCGTCCATCGCCGAGATGGTGGTGCCCTACGGCGATCCCTCCCCGGTGCGGTCGTGGCAGAACTACTTCGACACCGGCGAGTACATGGTGGGCCGCTACGCCAATGCCCTCGAACTCGGCTGCGACTGCGTCGGCGACATCACCTACTTCGACGCCGTCATCGCCGACGAGTTCGGCAGCCCCAAGACGCTGAAGAACGCGGTATGCATGCACGAGGAGGACTTCGGCGTGCTGTGGAAGCACACCGACCTGTGGGCCGGCTCCGCCGAGACCCGCCGCCAGCGCCGCCTCGTCATCTCCTTCTTCACCACGATCGGCAACTACGACTACGGCTTCTTCTGGTACCTGTACCTCGACGGCACCATCGAGTTCGAGGTGAAGGCCACCGGCATCGTGTTCACGTCGGGTCACCCGGGCGGCGACTACCCGTACGCCTCGGAGATCGCCCCCGGCCTCGGCGCCCCGTACCACCAGCACCTGTTCAGCGCCCGCCTCGACATGATGATCGACGGCGACCGCAACTCGGTGGAGGAGGTGCAGACCAAGCGGGTGAAGATGGGGCCCGGCAACCTGCACGGCAATGCCTTCACCCTCGAGCGCACCCCCCTGACGACGGAATCGGAGGCGCAGCGTCTCGCGGACAACAGCGTCGGACGTGTGTGGCACATCAGCAACCCGAACCGGCTGAACCGGCTGGGCAAGCCGGTGGCGTACGCACTGCACCCGGAGGGGCAGCCGATCCTGCTGGCCGACGACGACTCGTCGATCGCGGCGCGGGCGACGTTCGCCACCAAGCACCTGTGGGTGACGCAGTTCGACGCCGCAGAACGATACGCGGCAGGCGATTTCGTGAACCAGCACGCCGGCGGCGCCGGCCTGCCGAGCTTCGTCGCCGGCGACCGCGATCTCGAGAACGAAGACGTCGTCGTGTGGCACACGTTCGGGCTCACGCACTTCCCGCGCCCGGAGGACTGGCCGATCATGCCCGTCGACTACACCGGATTCACGTTGAAGCCCAACGGCTTCTTCGACCGCAACCCCGCCCTCGACGTCCCCCGCACCGCATCGAAGCATTGCTCCACCGGGGGCAGCAGCTGCCACTCCGACGGGGGAACCCATGTCTGA
- a CDS encoding TetR/AcrR family transcriptional regulator, which translates to MVCVDPDTVTRPAPAHGSKRQALIDATITLVARGGLRNFTYRAVAREAGVAHGLVAHHFGSRDALIEEALRYTLDSSAEVLTDVTEGSSLDDFVSHLAELVSREPDLQAFQYELILESRRNPELAPLVENLYAAYRDATADALERVGITRDDALTHLVFAALDGLVFQQLAMGNSARTEASLAKLRQFLASAR; encoded by the coding sequence ATGGTGTGCGTGGACCCCGACACCGTCACCCGACCTGCCCCGGCGCACGGCAGCAAACGACAGGCCCTGATCGACGCCACGATCACGCTGGTCGCACGGGGCGGTCTCCGCAATTTCACCTATCGCGCCGTCGCCCGCGAAGCAGGTGTCGCGCACGGTCTCGTCGCCCATCATTTCGGCAGTCGAGACGCCCTCATCGAAGAGGCGTTGCGGTACACGCTCGATTCGAGCGCAGAAGTGCTCACCGACGTGACCGAGGGATCCAGCCTGGACGACTTCGTCAGTCACCTCGCGGAACTGGTCTCGCGTGAACCCGATCTGCAGGCCTTCCAATACGAGCTGATCCTGGAGTCCCGGCGCAACCCGGAACTCGCGCCGCTCGTGGAGAATCTCTACGCGGCCTATCGCGACGCCACCGCGGACGCTCTCGAGCGGGTCGGAATCACGAGGGATGATGCCTTGACCCACCTGGTGTTCGCCGCCCTCGACGGGTTGGTGTTTCAGCAATTGGCTATGGGGAACTCGGCGCGGACCGAGGCCTCACTCGCGAAACTGCGGCAGTTCCTCGCATCGGCGCGCTGA
- a CDS encoding transcriptional regulator, producing MLATVQIASGGKAALPFDPAEPVHLATAGAIGLYYFDYGTDARMNADDLGDFYVVQIPLSGTARITSGAEEFDSTMTVASILSPGRPATMEWHEGQSQLIIRLARRTLEEHVQEILGSPLDQPLQFAPQMELASPAVCGWREAVELLEHEVANHTAITADSAAMAEFDRIVLSQFLSAQPNNYSDRLRSLAQSLT from the coding sequence ATGTTGGCGACAGTTCAGATAGCGTCCGGCGGAAAAGCGGCGCTGCCCTTCGATCCCGCCGAGCCGGTCCACCTGGCCACCGCGGGCGCGATCGGTCTCTACTATTTCGATTACGGCACCGATGCGCGGATGAATGCGGATGATCTCGGCGACTTCTACGTCGTTCAGATCCCGCTGTCGGGAACGGCCCGAATTACGTCTGGCGCAGAAGAGTTCGACTCGACCATGACGGTCGCGTCGATACTGTCGCCGGGACGCCCCGCGACCATGGAGTGGCACGAAGGGCAGTCGCAGCTGATCATCCGACTGGCGCGCCGAACCCTCGAGGAGCACGTGCAGGAAATTCTCGGGAGTCCACTCGATCAACCCCTCCAATTCGCGCCGCAGATGGAACTCGCAAGCCCCGCTGTGTGCGGGTGGCGTGAGGCGGTGGAACTGCTCGAACACGAAGTCGCGAATCATACAGCGATCACTGCCGATTCGGCCGCGATGGCGGAATTCGACCGAATCGTGCTGAGTCAGTTCCTGTCCGCCCAGCCGAACAACTACAGCGACAGACTACGTAGCCTGGCTCAGAGCCTGACCTAG
- a CDS encoding APC family permease, whose product MNETASPAPDHQLHKTLRWYHGFMLALPIASGLFVSVGYVIGSIGAIPAAVICVVLSVVALLQNTLFSEMAAMFPDKAGGVATFATEAWKRYFAPLGPLAAFGYWCGWSLVLSLVGLTIGSLVQAQWFPDATWTLFSLAGVDFGLPHVISAITIVLCTALNVAGITVAVKFNQVIGAAFIVVLAALAVGPFVSGEWHSVNLTSHVDGGWKTFVVWLYVSAWAIYGSELCAVFAPEYKDTSRDTSRALTSIALFMVGVYTVVPIATTGQLGEGVIAENPITYGVASIGQISGGLSGIITAVLCGALFLSMISSSADAGRALFGIAAEGMSVTQLDQLNRNGVPSRALWITMTVNLLILVFIGNPVAILIASNLGYILAITLAVIGFLLLRKDRPHWPRPIRLSKGWIPVAAVVAVLNTFMLVVGVLNPGLSHAGGPKEVLLGIALLLVGVALFLYRRKIQDRAPLTWRDTSGNETSARRCEELPQFRE is encoded by the coding sequence ATGAACGAGACAGCGTCGCCGGCGCCGGATCATCAACTACACAAAACTCTGCGGTGGTATCACGGGTTCATGCTCGCGCTGCCGATCGCCTCGGGGCTCTTCGTCTCGGTGGGGTACGTCATCGGATCGATCGGAGCAATCCCCGCGGCGGTGATCTGTGTGGTCCTGTCCGTCGTCGCACTTCTGCAGAACACCTTGTTCTCGGAGATGGCGGCAATGTTCCCGGACAAGGCCGGCGGCGTCGCGACCTTCGCGACCGAGGCCTGGAAACGGTACTTCGCCCCACTCGGACCCCTCGCCGCATTCGGCTACTGGTGCGGGTGGTCACTGGTGCTCTCCCTCGTCGGACTCACGATCGGGTCTCTCGTCCAGGCGCAGTGGTTCCCGGACGCCACCTGGACCCTGTTCTCGCTCGCCGGGGTCGATTTCGGCCTACCCCATGTCATCTCCGCGATCACGATCGTGCTGTGCACGGCACTCAACGTCGCCGGAATCACGGTCGCGGTGAAGTTCAACCAGGTGATCGGTGCCGCGTTCATCGTCGTGCTCGCCGCGCTCGCGGTCGGCCCGTTCGTTTCCGGCGAATGGCACTCCGTCAACCTCACGTCCCATGTGGACGGCGGCTGGAAGACGTTCGTGGTGTGGTTGTACGTGTCGGCGTGGGCGATCTACGGCAGCGAACTGTGCGCCGTCTTCGCGCCCGAATACAAGGACACCAGCCGTGACACCTCTCGCGCCCTCACGTCGATCGCACTGTTCATGGTCGGCGTCTACACCGTCGTCCCGATCGCGACCACGGGCCAGCTCGGCGAGGGCGTCATCGCCGAGAACCCGATCACGTACGGTGTCGCCAGCATCGGGCAAATCTCCGGTGGCCTGTCCGGGATCATCACCGCCGTCCTCTGCGGCGCACTGTTCCTCAGCATGATCTCCTCGTCCGCGGACGCCGGTCGCGCCCTTTTCGGCATCGCCGCCGAGGGCATGTCCGTGACCCAACTCGATCAGCTCAACCGCAACGGTGTCCCCAGCCGCGCACTGTGGATCACCATGACCGTCAACCTGCTGATCCTGGTCTTCATCGGCAACCCCGTCGCCATTCTCATCGCCAGCAATCTCGGGTACATCCTGGCGATCACCCTCGCCGTGATCGGGTTTCTGCTCCTCCGCAAGGACCGCCCGCACTGGCCGCGTCCCATCCGGCTCTCGAAGGGCTGGATCCCGGTTGCTGCAGTGGTCGCGGTACTCAACACCTTCATGCTCGTCGTCGGAGTCCTCAACCCCGGCCTCAGCCATGCCGGTGGGCCGAAGGAAGTTCTGCTGGGTATCGCACTCCTGCTGGTCGGCGTCGCACTCTTCCTCTACCGCAGAAAGATTCAGGACCGGGCACCGCTGACGTGGCGGGACACCTCCGGGAATGAGACGTCAGCGCGCCGATGCGAGGAACTGCCGCAGTTTCGCGAGTGA
- a CDS encoding TetR/AcrR family transcriptional regulator produces MDHEERRRSITAAAWRLIAARGIEAANMRDIATEAGYTNGALSHYFAGKDEILRTSYEHISEATDRRITEALGNATGLDALRILCREVMPINEEQLLEARIAASLWPRAMYDEQMAATNRRTMDSWREQMAVFLEQARAEGTVGDIDVTIVVEQLLNMMMGMQILGVLTPGETSAARQLEMLEQFLAAL; encoded by the coding sequence GTGGATCACGAGGAGCGTCGGCGAAGCATCACCGCCGCCGCCTGGCGGCTGATCGCCGCCCGCGGGATCGAAGCCGCGAACATGCGCGACATCGCCACCGAGGCCGGGTACACCAACGGCGCGCTGAGCCACTACTTCGCCGGCAAGGACGAGATTCTCCGCACGTCGTACGAACACATCTCCGAGGCCACCGATCGCCGGATTACCGAGGCGCTCGGCAACGCGACCGGCCTCGACGCCCTGCGCATCCTGTGCCGCGAGGTGATGCCGATCAACGAGGAGCAACTCCTCGAAGCCCGGATCGCCGCATCGTTGTGGCCGCGGGCGATGTACGACGAGCAGATGGCCGCGACCAACCGCCGGACGATGGACAGCTGGCGCGAGCAGATGGCCGTCTTCCTGGAGCAGGCTCGCGCGGAGGGCACCGTCGGCGACATCGACGTCACCATCGTGGTGGAGCAACTCCTGAACATGATGATGGGGATGCAGATTCTCGGTGTGCTGACACCGGGCGAGACGTCGGCGGCACGTCAGCTCGAAATGCTCGAGCAGTTTCTCGCCGCTCTCTGA